The following coding sequences are from one Methanofastidiosum sp. window:
- a CDS encoding protein translocase subunit SecF has translation MKAVEKIFDRIDVTNYNYKKLIVFPLILVLVSVIILSTVGVNLGVDLRGGTLATVQGVKYTPEIQDYLITNLGDSNIKVRSIFSPLTEGFVVETGPDVDSARLISLLNQRYPDVAISVQNIGPSLGASFLKQGTQAILFAFLFMAIVVFIAFRMPIPSAAVVFAALSDMLIALAFMSIAGIELSRYTIAAVLMLIGYSVDTDILLTARVVKEKGDDINERVRSAMRTGLTMSVTTLAALTALFIFSTSEVLDDIAIVLIFGLIGDLVMTWLFNAGILKWYALRRQKGVN, from the coding sequence ATGAAGGCCGTCGAAAAAATTTTTGATAGGATTGATGTTACAAATTATAATTACAAAAAACTGATAGTATTCCCTTTAATTTTAGTATTGGTATCAGTTATAATTCTTTCAACAGTTGGAGTCAATTTAGGTGTTGACCTAAGAGGGGGAACACTTGCAACAGTTCAGGGCGTAAAATACACGCCTGAAATTCAAGATTATCTTATCACGAATCTAGGTGATTCAAATATAAAGGTGAGGTCAATTTTCAGCCCTCTTACCGAAGGATTTGTTGTAGAAACTGGACCTGATGTCGACTCTGCCAGATTAATCAGCTTGCTCAATCAGAGATATCCGGACGTTGCTATAAGTGTGCAGAACATTGGCCCCTCTCTCGGCGCATCATTTTTGAAGCAGGGGACTCAGGCGATTTTATTTGCATTTCTATTTATGGCCATTGTTGTCTTTATCGCTTTTAGGATGCCTATACCGTCTGCAGCAGTTGTATTTGCGGCTTTATCTGATATGTTAATAGCTCTCGCATTTATGTCTATTGCGGGGATTGAACTTTCAAGATACACCATAGCTGCAGTTTTGATGTTGATTGGTTATTCTGTTGATACTGATATTCTTCTTACGGCAAGGGTGGTGAAAGAAAAGGGAGATGACATAAACGAAAGGGTAAGAAGCGCAATGAGAACTGGACTTACAATGTCTGTTACTACTCTTGCTGCTTTGACAGCGCTTTTCATATTCTCCACTTCTGAGGTCTTAGATGACATTGCAATCGTATTAATATTTGGTCTTATAGGGGACCTTGTCATGACATGGCTCTTCAATGCAGGGATATTGAAGTGGTATGCATTGAGA